GCTACGGCAACGCGGCCCTGCGAACAGATGCTGGGCGCCTCTTCTGCATCTTTTATGCCCTGGTGGGGATCCCGCTGTTTGGGATGCTGctggcaggggttggggaccGGCTGGGCTCCTCCCTGCGCCGCGGCATCGGTCACATAGAAGCCATCTTCCTGGTGAGCTGCTCCAAGCCCTTGTGCTGGGCTCAGGATACCTTTCCTACGTCCCCTCCCAGCATGTGAGCTCGGGGCCTGAGATGGCCCTGAGATGGCGGGAGCCTCCCCTCTCGCTCCCAGAggagggggtgtggggtgtgAGAATGGATGTTTGGCGACTCCTTGCAGAAGTGGCACGTGCCCAAGGAGCTGGTGCGAATTCTGTCAGCGGTGCTCTTCCTGCTGATTGGCTGCCTGCTCTttgtcctcacccccacattCGTGTTCTGCTATATGGAGGGCTGGAGCAAGCTGGAGGCCATCTACTTCGTCGTCGTGACGCTCACCACGGTGGGGTTCGGGGATTATGTGGCCGGTGAGGCCACCTTTCTTGTGCTTCACTTCCCTACCCACTTTATTCCTACCCGGAGGCTCTGCGCTTTTGCTTCTCCCTCCAAACGGCACCCGGTGTTTGTGCACTCCCACAGGATGGCTGCAACCCCTATATTCGCTCTCGGAAAGCACCCTAACATTTCGGCACCGATACAACATCTCATGCACACTTACATTCTTGCATGCCTACACCTCCATGCATGTTCACCCATATAATAAGGGGCACCCCACACACGTGAGCATTCCCACTCACATGCTCTTACCTTGCACACTTCAAATCATGCACGCTTATTTTTTGCATGCGTTAGCACACTCTGGCACATCCTCATTGTCTCGAGGACAGCGGATCCTTTCGATGAGCTGGGAAGAGGGGTGGTGAAAGGGTGACTTGCCGGCTCAAAACTTGCCCTACAATCATCATCTTTCTGCCCTCGCCGGTGGTATCCTAGGCGCCAGCCCCAGCCAGAACTCTGCAGTCTATCAGCCGCTGGTGTGGTTCTGGATTCTGTTCGGCCTGGCCTACTTCGCTTCAGTGCTCACCACCATAGGGAACTGGCTGCGAGCAGTGTCCCGGCGCACTAGGGCAGAGGTAGGCGCCCCCTGGTCGGCTCCGCGCCTGCGCCGTGGCGCTGACGCGCTGTACCCCAGCAGTTGCTTGGCCAGCCGACCTCCCTTCCAGAGTGTGGATTCCTCCAGGCTGGGACTGAGTGAACCCCATTATGCACAGGCCAGGGGCAAAGGGATAAACTCAGACAGGTTTGCAGGCGACTCCATTTCTGCTTTTACGGGTAGGGTTGCTAGATTTACCAAGTAAAAATGCAGGAAGCCCAGTTAAAAGTGAACTTCAgacaaataacaatattttagtataagtatatgCCACATATTGCACGGGACATAATTataccaaaattatttttgttgtttgtctgaaattcaaatttaattggacGACCTATATTTTGTCACCACACTCTTCGCGCCCAGCCGGCGGAGGAGCGCAAAGGGCTCTGGGggcacaggaggcagagctgaaaTACAGCGAGTTTTCTAGAAAAGCTCCCAGAGAACAGGACGCTTCCGTGCGACGAAGGAGGGGAGATCGTGCGGCTAGGTGATGAGCCTTTCGCTCCTCCCGCGCGCTGAGGCAGGAGGACCAGGGGAAACGGGGGACAATGCCTGACTGGCGAAGGGCAGGCTCCCAGGGTTGCTGAGGCGGTCGGGGACCCCCGGTGGAGGACTGCTTTTCCTCCCCACGCAGATGGGCGGCTTCACGGCGCAGGCCGCCAGCTGGACCGGCACAGTGACAGCGCGGGTGACCCAGCGAGGCGGCCCCACCGCACCACTGCCGCCGGAGAAGGAGCAGCCACTTTTGCCTCCACCGCCGTGCCCAGCGCAGCCAGCCGGCAGGCCCCCATCCCCTGCGCCCCCCGAGAAGGCCGAGCCGCCTTCCCCGCCCACGGCCTCCGCGCTGGATTACCCCAGCGAGAATCTGGCCTTCATCGACGAGTCCTCGGACACGCAGAGCGAGCGCGGCTGCGCGCTGCCCCTCCCGCCACGGGGTCGCCGCCGCCCCCACAACCCCGCCAGGAAGCCCCCGCGACCTCGGGGCCCCGGAAGCCCGCGGGACAAAAACGTGCCCGTGTAGGGGCAGGACCCACGGCCCAGACCTCTCAAAGGGCTTCGTTCTTGCTCTCTCCCCAGCATGCTTTGCTTGTTTGACCAAagaaccctttttttttttcaccggACTGGAGCCTGGGGAGCAGGCTAGGTTGCTTGCTTGCCACCCCGGCTCCTGGCCCTCTCCTCACTTCATCCATTTCCAGAACCCTTTTCTGTCTCGCTGTCCCGGCTGGGCCTGTCCTTCACAACACCTCACAACTGTGCCTCAAAGCCTGCGTCAATAAACGGAAAAGTCTGCACCGCTGCGGGCCTGAGCGCTCCGAGGACgcgagtgggggtggggggtgcttgcTTCCGCCACCTCCAGGCAGGTCAGGCCTCCCGTGGCTCCCCCTGCACCCACCGCAGTTCGGTCGCAGTTCGGTCGAGGCCCGCCTTCTTGACTGTGATCCGCCAGCGTCTCTGCTTGGAGGCTACTGGGCAGGTCCTGCGGAGGAATCTGCCAGGATGGGCCGCTCGTCTCCCACCCAAGCAAAGCTATtaagggggcgggggcgggggcgggggcggggggggaggggagaaataatGGTTTCAAGTGTAGAGGGCTGTAGCTTGAACTCATCCTGCACGAGACCCTCgtc
The sequence above is a segment of the Desmodus rotundus isolate HL8 unplaced genomic scaffold, HLdesRot8A.1 manual_scaffold_317, whole genome shotgun sequence genome. Coding sequences within it:
- the KCNK4 gene encoding potassium channel subfamily K member 4, whose product is MRSTTLLALLALVLLYLVSGALVFQALEQPHEQQAQRELGEVREKFLRAHPCVSDQDLGLFIQEVSDALGGGANPDTNSANHSNYSAWDLGSAFFFSGTIITTIGYGNAALRTDAGRLFCIFYALVGIPLFGMLLAGVGDRLGSSLRRGIGHIEAIFLKWHVPKELVRILSAVLFLLIGCLLFVLTPTFVFCYMEGWSKLEAIYFVVVTLTTVGFGDYVAGASPSQNSAVYQPLVWFWILFGLAYFASVLTTIGNWLRAVSRRTRAEMGGFTAQAASWTGTVTARVTQRGGPTAPLPPEKEQPLLPPPPCPAQPAGRPPSPAPPEKAEPPSPPTASALDYPSENLAFIDESSDTQSERGCALPLPPRGRRRPHNPARKPPRPRGPGSPRDKNVPV